TCTTTTCAACTGCGAACAATGCCTATTTCTATTTTGAAAGTTTGTCATCGTTGCTTTTCAAAAGTGGCGTGCTTGTATTTTTACAACTCTTCTTCTTAAATAGTTTGTTCAGCTTTATCGGGAAATTGATGAAAAATCATTATGCCGCGATTATTGTTACATCCATACTTGTCATTACCGGGTACTTTGCAGGGAACCATTACATTGAACTAACAAGTAGCATGTATAATCCGTTTGTATATTTTGATACATGGAATATTGTAGATGGCTGGAAATCGATTGAGGCAAATAACGCTAAAGTGAACTTTCTGACGGGTACGGGCATTTTACTAATCGGTGGAATCCTATTACTCGGGCTGGGGCTTTTATTTAAAAGGAAGGTGAATTCATAATGGTATTGCAGGTGTACGGTCTTGAAATGGAATATAAAAACAGAAGGGTACTGGATAATATTACGTTTTCAATCGGTACTGGTGAAATAATTGGAATCGTTGGACCGAATGGGGCAGGGAAATCTTCGTTAATGCGCGCGGTATTAGGATTGGAAAAGATTAATAAAGGCACTGTTCACATAAACAATATTGCCAACAATAAGCCTGAGTTTTTTAAACATATTTCCTTTTTGCCAAGTGACAATTACTTGTACATGCAGTTAACCGGCTATGATCATCTGTCATTTGTGGCGAATATTTACCATATTCCGCAACAAGAAATAGATGACGTCATTGAGTTGATCGGCATCCGCTCCTACGTGCATCAGCCCGTCAAATCTTATTCGTACGGGATGCGCCAGCATTTGCTCATTGCGTTAAGTATATTGACGAAGCCGCTCATTATTTTAATGGATGAACCATTTAATGGACTGGACCCAACGAGCATTATTGAATTAAAACAATTGATTCAAGTACTGCATGCAAAAGGAATGAGCATCTTCATCTCAACGCATAACTTGGATTTACTCGAAGATTTGACGGATACGTTCTGGTTTATTAAAGAAGGAAAGCTTTATAAAGATTCGTTGCAGTCGAGTAGGGAAGTTCAATACGAAATTAAATATTCGTATGAGAGTGATCTTTCTCAAATAATGAAAAAGGGCCAACTTCCTTTCCAGATGAAAGAGAATGTACTAATTACAGATGCGGCATTTGCGATTGAAACCTATCTTCAATGGCTATTGAAAAATGGTGTGCAAATCCATGCGGTGAATCCGATTAACCGAAACTTGGAAGAACTGTACCGGGATTTTTATGGACTATAATAGAAACAAGCCGTTGTCAGAATTTATGACAACGGCTTGTTTTCAGTTAAAATGGTACAGCTATACAGTAAGAGAACCTCTAAATCCTCGTGCCGCGTAGTATGAGTCGGCCCCGTTATGGTACATGAAAATAGTTTCATATCGACGGTCGCAGAAAATCGCTCCGCCTAGTTTACGAATATCCGGTGGTGTCAGAACCCAACTGGATGTTTTTAAATCGAATTTCCCAAGCTGCTGCAAAGAGCGGTATTCGACTTCCGTTAAAATTTCAATCCCCATTGACGCGGCCATATTGATAGCGCTGTCTTCCGGTTTGTTTTTCTTACGCGCATCCAATGCTTCCTGGTCATAACAAATACTTCTGCGTCCTTTAGGGCTTTCCGGTGAGCAGTCCATAAATGTGTATGTGTCTGTTTCTTGGTTATAGGCAACAACATCAGGTTCACCTTCTGTACGTTCCATTTCATTAAGAGACCACAGTTTTACCGGATTTGCTTCGAGTTTTGTCTGTACATTTTCCCAATCGATATTCGGATGACGCTCCATATGCTGTAAAAAGCGATCTTTCAATGTTGTGAGAAGCTGTTCTTGCTGTTCGTTAGTTAGTACTTTTTTAGCTGCCATAATAGTGAACACCTCGTTAAGTAGTTGATGCCTCTAATGATACTGTAATTTTGAGAATAATGTCTAGTAATGGTCCACATTCATAATAATATATCTATTTCCAAACATAGATTGCACAAGAATAAATTTGGCAAAGTAATGAATTGTTTCATATGCATAGACAAATGAATTAATATGGTATATACTAAGGTTAATAAGAAATGTTACAAGCACAACAATAAATTCACCTATTACAATATGTATTCGTGTTTTATTTAGTACTTATTGTAATATGTGAATTTTTTTCTTTATGAGGAATTGTGATCTTATTAAATTTAATTAAATGGAGGTCATTTAAATGACACAAGGTACAGTAAAATGGTTTAACGCAGAAAAAGGTTTTGGATTTATCGAAGTTGAAGGCGGAAACGACGTATTCGCTCACTTCTCAGCAATCCAAGGCGAAGGTTTCAAATCTTTAGACGAAGGTCAAAAAGTTGAATTTGAAATCGAAGACGGTCAACGTGGCCCACAAGCTACAAACATCGTAAAACTTTAATTTTAATGATGTAACCGATAAACTGCATCCCAATTAGGGGGTGCAGTTTTTTTGTGTTTAAAATTAAATAGGATGACACCTCCAGGAAAGTTATACCAAAAGAGGGTTTAATGGTAAAATTTAATAAAAAGGGGGTATTCATTTGTTTGATGAATTGAACTATTTGATAAATCAATTAGAAGACAAAGAAACGAAAGCCTTATTAATGCAAATTTTTTTACGGATGCAAGTAGTCGAAGAGGGAAATGGCTATTCAGAGGAGCAATTCTATTTAGATATTAATAAAACATATAAGAATTTGGTGGAATACAAAAAGAATCAATTAAATATTGGACCTGTACAATATGTTAAGACCCATATTGTCTTTGGGGATTCGCCATCAGGCAGCCTGAAAATGGCATTTAAAAAATTAGGGATAAGTCAACAGGAAAGGGTAATTACGCTTTCCGATATATTTTCAATTGGCCCCGTTTGGAACTTACATAACATAGAAGGTATTTCGAATCGATTGAATTGGTTAAGAAACCACATCCTTATTGATGATGAGGATCTATATCATTACGAAGAACATTTTAGACAGTCGATTATCGATATTCAGCAAACGCCAAGTGATCACCCAATTATCATTTGGGCAGGAGAAAACGCACATGAACAAACAGCTTTACGGTTTGTGCTTTATTTATTAAAAGATAAAGATATCGACATTCAAATCATTCATACAAACAAAGCGTATAAACTTTATTTTGAGAAATCCGATATCGATTTTACACCGTTAAATATGGGTGAACTTTCATCAGATCAATTAATGGAAATTTATAAAAATGAGCAAAATGGTCGGCTACTGATACAAGCGGAACGTCATATATTTGAAAGGGAATGGGAGCAGCTTTGTCAATCCACTGATGTTCTGCGAATCTGGCAAAATCAAAAGATAAAGAGTGTTCCTGAAAATTTCTATGATAATTATATTACCAATACAGTGAAGAAAATCCATCAAAATAAGCAGCAGAAAGACTTTATAAAATCAGCCAGAATTATCGGAGAAGTAATAGGTCATCTCGATCAATATATTGGCGATCAGTTTATAGAATATCGAGTTAGACGTTTAATTGTCGATGGGGTTTTTGACATGGAAGGTGTCCCGAAGGCAATGCATTCCTATAGTATAAAATTGCGGTAAGGATTTTGTAAGAAGTGGGCGCGGGGAATTACTAAATGAAAAAGATGCTTCGCCAAAATAGGCAAAGCATCTTTTTTGTAGTGAAATAATAAACTTAGTTCAACAGCGCTTCACGTACCTCATCACGAAAATCTGCATCATTCAAAAGCATTCTTTCAAATGAATTTCGATTGTTGCTTAACAGGAAACGTTCATGAAATTTCAGGTCATTCAGTAAAATGACCATTTCGTACTGGTCTCCTTTAAGGTTTTCAACATACATCGCGTTGTTTAAGACGAACAGTGTAGAGCCGCCTTTTGAGCCAATATGTGTATATTTCTTATAATTTTCTTCATTTAATTGCATCGGCCACTCCATTACATCCCGAATTGTTTCAGCTGCAATTGGTGGCAGCTCGTCATTGGAAATAAGTGCGAGCAGTTTCCCGTAATCACTTGCAGAAGCGCCAACTAACCGATCCGACCAAACTCTTTGTACGGCAGGAGATGCGTCGAACTTTTCTTCACTTACATTAATTTCGCCTGCTTTTATTTGCAGGCTGATCGATTGGGCTAATTTACGATACTCTTCCATTGATAAATTTTGGAGTGCCTTGATTAATTCCTTTTCAGACATCCCATCTTTTTGAATAAAATCAGGGATTAAGAGTGCACTGCCAATTGGATAAACATCCTCGTGCTGTGTTAAGCCTAACTCTTTTTTTCTTTGATTGATCGCATCCACCCCGAGCAGATTAATTAAATAATCTGTATTGGCATTGGAGCTATACGTGATCATCCCTTTTGCAACTTCATGCAAAGTGACTTCATTATTTTGGATGCCTCCATCTTGTTTTAAAGCTTCTAACCATGCTTCATGTCCGCCCCCATCCGTATTTTTAAAATAGTAACGGTTCAATTCATTCAATGATATTTTCCGGTCTTTTTGAAGTTTATCTTCATCAACCTGCATGGCATATTCAACTGCAATAAGGATTTTTACTGTACTTGCCAATGGCCTTATAACAGTTGACTGATAGGTAATGAGAGGTTCGCCGTTTTCAGCAAAATAAAAAGAGCTGGATTCCGGATTTTCTTTTAAATGTTGGATAATATAATTGGGGTTATCTCTAAGTAGAGCATATGCTGCAATTCCTGTAATTAAAATAACGACTCCGCAAATGGTTAATCGCTTTTTTGTATAAGTTTTTCGTTCCGTCAAGATCATAGCCAGAATACCAAGTAGGAAAGCAATGAGGAAATTTATATTGAAAACTAAAACGGCAATAATAATTCCAACTATTATCGCGACCGTCACAATCGCTTTCTGAACTTCTTCACGTGTTCTATGTTTCTTATCCAATAAGGGGATTAAAGTGAAGAAAATAATTCCACCTAAACCAATCCAACCATAAATATTCATAAATGACCTTTCCTCCTTTGTAAACCACAGCTAAGCGTAACCAAATTTCCTTAAATTGTTATTACTGTCTTTTACGGAGGAAAGCTGTAAAAGTTTCATTTTCCTTTTATTTGTTTTTGTATGTAATCTTGTTGAAGAGCCAAAATGAAAAGAAAACGCTACAAATTATGTAGCGCTTCCTTCTCATTAATTATTGTTGATTTGAATTTCCGCGTAATTGCTGCTCTGCCATTTGAACTAGGCGTTTCGTAATTTCGCCACCTACAGAGCCGTTAGCACGAGCTGATGCATCTGGTCCTAATTGAACACCAAACTCTTGTGCAATTTCGTACTTCATTTGGTCAACTGCTTGTTGTGCACCAGGTACACGTAATTTGTTTGAGCTGTTGTTGTTTGCCATTTGTTATCGCCTCCTTCTGACATTAGAATGTGCCGAGAAAAGAGTTTCATACCATATGAGGAATAGGTAATTTACACTTCAATTGGGAACATTTATAAACTTTGTAAACTCAATATATATCCATTCGTAGATGTTGAAACGCACCCTATCGAAAACAAATTAGAAAAATTGTCGGATTGTAACATCTGGAATAAAGTGGTTTAATTGGGACATCTAGTATAGATTTATCGTCATAAATATCGTTGCGGAAAGGGATGACTTTTTTGAATTCAATTATCGAAAACAACAAAAAAAGCTGGGAGATTGTAGCGAAGCATTTTGCGGGAGGAGATGCATTGCCAAGCTATGGACCTTTAGCCCAAACAGAAGAGGAACTGAATTTAATCGGACAGATTGCCGGGAAAGCGGTCTTGGAAGTTGGATTTGGAAGCGGCCATTCTCTTTTATATATGAACAATAATGGTGCAAAGGAACTTTGGGGTGTCGATTTTTCGGAGGCACAAAGAGCACTTGCGCAGAAAACGTTACAAGGCATCGAGGCCAATTTATTTACGGCTCCAATGGAAAAAGAGATCGGTTTACCGAAAAATTATTTTGATTTAGTGTATTCCATTTATGCGATTGGCTGGTCAAGTGATCTTCCGGCAACATTCAAGTTAATTCACAGCTACTTAAAAGAAGGCGGCGAGTTCGTTTTCAGTTGGGAACATCCTTTTTACAATCAAATCAAATGCCGTGATCATCAGTTTATTTTAACGGATTCCTATCAGCGGGAAGGTTATATTGAAACAACGTCATTTAAAGGGGAAGATGCGCCAATGCAAATACCGAAATATAAAATGGCGACAATTATAAATGCCCTTATAAAAGCAGACTTTGAACTTGTAGAAATTATTGAAAGTGATACGCCATCTCATTTAAAAGGTGAAGAAATTCCGTATTCCGAAAAATATTATTCTCTACATAAAGCAAGCCACTTTCCAACAACTTTTATCGTAAAAGCGCGTAAACGTACTTTATAGGAGGCAAGCAAAATGATTCGAAAATTAACAAACGAAGACTTGGAAATTACAATGGCACTTGTACATAAAAGACCAGCAGAAAATTTATTTATCATCGGTGATATTGAAGCGTATGGCATGGAATCTGATATCCAGGATTTATGGGGACAATTTGATGGTGATCGGCTGATTGCTATCTTACTGCGCTATGACCAGAACTACATCCCGTATAGTGAAGGGAACTATGATGTCGAAGGATTTGCCAAAATAATCAGCGGAAATCCAGGGCGCATTGAAATATCGGGACTTCAGCACTTAGTCACGCCATTAAAAAAATGGATTGACCGCGGTATTCGTCGGGACAGTGAAACGTATTATGCAAAATGTACTGAATTGACGGTTCCGACTGCTGAATTGGATTTTTCAAATGTGACGTATTTACAGCCTAGTGAGTATGAAGAAAATATTGAAATGCTCCAATCGATTCCGGAATTTTCCACGGGGACATTCAGTGTTGAAGGAAGAGAGCGCGCGGAAAAGTTTAAAACAGGGCGCACTTATATTATTCGTGATGAACAAGGTGTAATGGTGTCTTCCGCATCAACAACAGCGGAAAATTCACAGTCCGCGATGATTGTAGGTGTTGGAACTAGACCAGGGTATGGGAAAAAGGGATATGCGACACATTGCATGTTAAAGCTTTGCCAAGACCTGCTCGCTGAAGGTAAGTCAATTTGTCTGTTTTATGATAACCCGGCAGCAGGACGAATTTATAAGCGGATCGGATTTGAAGATATCGGATTTTGGTCAATGGTCCGTTATGATGAACGAAAATAAGGAGGAAACATTGTGAGACAGTTATTAGCAGAGCAACCGATTCAAATAAACGCCTATGATATTGATGCGATGGGCATTGTCAGTAATATTGTGTATGTCAGATGGTTTGAAGATTTACGTGTGACTTTTTTAAATGAACATTATCCATTGGCGGATATGATGAAAATGCAAATTTCTCCGATTTTGATGAAAACGGAGGTTGAATACAAAGCACCTTTAACAATATTCGATCAACCGGTCGGACGGTGCTGGATGGTTAAAATAGGGCAATCAAGTTGGGAAATGGAGTTGGAAATTGCAACGGAGAAGCAAACACATTGTACCGGAAAGCAATCAGGCTGCTTTTTCAATTTGGAAAAGAAAAAAGTTGCAAAAATTCCTGAGCCACTAAAAGAACTTTTTGAAATGGAGCAATGAAAAGGGAGCTATTAGTGATGAAAGAAGTCCTAGAGGGAGTAGTAAATAAATCGATCGATGTGGATTTAATCAATCTAAACGAATTAATGGAGTTCATGTTAAACAATATCGGTAATACGGATGGCTATTTACGGGATAACTTAATTTATCGGGGATTTTGTGAATTAATTCTGAATGGGAAATTTACTGATGAACAATTAATTGTGCTAGTAAAAACATGTTTGGATAATGAGCACCTTTACTTGAATATTACTCAGAGCGAACCTTCTGATGATGTATTTACAAGATCGTTTTCATCACTTGTTATCACCCTTATTTTAGGGTTAGATCGTGAAAAAAGAATATTGCCAGAGGAACTCGTTGTTGAGGCCATTGACCAAAGTATCCAATATCTTTTTCTTGAGAAAGATTACCGGGGGTTCGACAATACGAAAGGCTGGGCACATGCGG
This genomic window from Solibacillus sp. FSL R5-0449 contains:
- a CDS encoding ABC transporter ATP-binding protein, with the translated sequence MVLQVYGLEMEYKNRRVLDNITFSIGTGEIIGIVGPNGAGKSSLMRAVLGLEKINKGTVHINNIANNKPEFFKHISFLPSDNYLYMQLTGYDHLSFVANIYHIPQQEIDDVIELIGIRSYVHQPVKSYSYGMRQHLLIALSILTKPLIILMDEPFNGLDPTSIIELKQLIQVLHAKGMSIFISTHNLDLLEDLTDTFWFIKEGKLYKDSLQSSREVQYEIKYSYESDLSQIMKKGQLPFQMKENVLITDAAFAIETYLQWLLKNGVQIHAVNPINRNLEELYRDFYGL
- a CDS encoding DUF4256 domain-containing protein, whose protein sequence is MAAKKVLTNEQQEQLLTTLKDRFLQHMERHPNIDWENVQTKLEANPVKLWSLNEMERTEGEPDVVAYNQETDTYTFMDCSPESPKGRRSICYDQEALDARKKNKPEDSAINMAASMGIEILTEVEYRSLQQLGKFDLKTSSWVLTPPDIRKLGGAIFCDRRYETIFMYHNGADSYYAARGFRGSLTV
- a CDS encoding cold-shock protein, translated to MTQGTVKWFNAEKGFGFIEVEGGNDVFAHFSAIQGEGFKSLDEGQKVEFEIEDGQRGPQATNIVKL
- a CDS encoding DUF1835 domain-containing protein translates to MFDELNYLINQLEDKETKALLMQIFLRMQVVEEGNGYSEEQFYLDINKTYKNLVEYKKNQLNIGPVQYVKTHIVFGDSPSGSLKMAFKKLGISQQERVITLSDIFSIGPVWNLHNIEGISNRLNWLRNHILIDDEDLYHYEEHFRQSIIDIQQTPSDHPIIIWAGENAHEQTALRFVLYLLKDKDIDIQIIHTNKAYKLYFEKSDIDFTPLNMGELSSDQLMEIYKNEQNGRLLIQAERHIFEREWEQLCQSTDVLRIWQNQKIKSVPENFYDNYITNTVKKIHQNKQQKDFIKSARIIGEVIGHLDQYIGDQFIEYRVRRLIVDGVFDMEGVPKAMHSYSIKLR
- a CDS encoding serine hydrolase, with amino-acid sequence MNIYGWIGLGGIIFFTLIPLLDKKHRTREEVQKAIVTVAIIVGIIIAVLVFNINFLIAFLLGILAMILTERKTYTKKRLTICGVVILITGIAAYALLRDNPNYIIQHLKENPESSSFYFAENGEPLITYQSTVIRPLASTVKILIAVEYAMQVDEDKLQKDRKISLNELNRYYFKNTDGGGHEAWLEALKQDGGIQNNEVTLHEVAKGMITYSSNANTDYLINLLGVDAINQRKKELGLTQHEDVYPIGSALLIPDFIQKDGMSEKELIKALQNLSMEEYRKLAQSISLQIKAGEINVSEEKFDASPAVQRVWSDRLVGASASDYGKLLALISNDELPPIAAETIRDVMEWPMQLNEENYKKYTHIGSKGGSTLFVLNNAMYVENLKGDQYEMVILLNDLKFHERFLLSNNRNSFERMLLNDADFRDEVREALLN
- a CDS encoding alpha/beta-type small acid-soluble spore protein is translated as MANNNSSNKLRVPGAQQAVDQMKYEIAQEFGVQLGPDASARANGSVGGEITKRLVQMAEQQLRGNSNQQ
- a CDS encoding class I SAM-dependent methyltransferase encodes the protein MTFLNSIIENNKKSWEIVAKHFAGGDALPSYGPLAQTEEELNLIGQIAGKAVLEVGFGSGHSLLYMNNNGAKELWGVDFSEAQRALAQKTLQGIEANLFTAPMEKEIGLPKNYFDLVYSIYAIGWSSDLPATFKLIHSYLKEGGEFVFSWEHPFYNQIKCRDHQFILTDSYQREGYIETTSFKGEDAPMQIPKYKMATIINALIKADFELVEIIESDTPSHLKGEEIPYSEKYYSLHKASHFPTTFIVKARKRTL
- a CDS encoding GNAT family N-acetyltransferase, with product MIRKLTNEDLEITMALVHKRPAENLFIIGDIEAYGMESDIQDLWGQFDGDRLIAILLRYDQNYIPYSEGNYDVEGFAKIISGNPGRIEISGLQHLVTPLKKWIDRGIRRDSETYYAKCTELTVPTAELDFSNVTYLQPSEYEENIEMLQSIPEFSTGTFSVEGRERAEKFKTGRTYIIRDEQGVMVSSASTTAENSQSAMIVGVGTRPGYGKKGYATHCMLKLCQDLLAEGKSICLFYDNPAAGRIYKRIGFEDIGFWSMVRYDERK
- a CDS encoding thioesterase family protein, translating into MRQLLAEQPIQINAYDIDAMGIVSNIVYVRWFEDLRVTFLNEHYPLADMMKMQISPILMKTEVEYKAPLTIFDQPVGRCWMVKIGQSSWEMELEIATEKQTHCTGKQSGCFFNLEKKKVAKIPEPLKELFEMEQ
- a CDS encoding DUF2785 domain-containing protein, giving the protein MKEVLEGVVNKSIDVDLINLNELMEFMLNNIGNTDGYLRDNLIYRGFCELILNGKFTDEQLIVLVKTCLDNEHLYLNITQSEPSDDVFTRSFSSLVITLILGLDREKRILPEELVVEAIDQSIQYLFLEKDYRGFDNTKGWAHAVAHGSDLLAEAIRHPLMVDTHSLWSALQSLKSCLHTEYALIDEEEERMLPVIDALLDKGLTDEQLLKWLKGLHYVEVEDWHKKYRYEWNVKQFEAALLRHLLKSAKCTQTADWIIHGTPTLV